The genomic stretch GACGCCGGCCGCCAGGAGACGCCCGCGATCGAGCGGCACCTGTTCTGGCTCCAGACCGTGGCCCAGGCATCTCCGCTGCTGGGACTCCTCGGTACGGTCTTCGGGATGATCCAGATGTTCTCTTCGGTGGCGCTGTCCGGACTCGGCGATCCTCAGGTCCTGTCGAAGGGGATCAGCGTGGCGATGTTCACCACGGCCGAGGGGCTATGCATCGGCATCCCGGCGCTGGTCGCCTACAACTACCTCACGTCGCAATCTGAGCGCTTGATCGCCGAGATCGAAGCGTGTGCCAGCCGCATGGTGGCTCGGCTGCGTCGTCCGCAGCCGGAGGGGGCGCTGTGAGTCGCATCGTTTTCCGCGAGCGGAAAGCGCGGAAGCACGTCGACCTGAACGTCATCTCGCTGGTCGACGTGCTGTTCCTGCTGCTCATCTTCTTCACGCTCACCAGCACCTTCAAGCGCGCGGGTGAGCTGGAGCTCAACCTCCCGAAGTCGACGACCGCGGGCCAGGCCGGCAGCAC from Candidatus Eisenbacteria bacterium encodes the following:
- a CDS encoding MotA/TolQ/ExbB proton channel family protein, producing MMDFIEKSGPVFYPLALCSLIGMAVTIERLFALRRSRVLPRQIIDVIEAIQPGKDLSLAVEICRRNPGVLSDVMRAGLENADQEWEVMRDAVIDAGRQETPAIERHLFWLQTVAQASPLLGLLGTVFGMIQMFSSVALSGLGDPQVLSKGISVAMFTTAEGLCIGIPALVAYNYLTSQSERLIAEIEACASRMVARLRRPQPEGAL